One Hymenobacter volaticus genomic region harbors:
- a CDS encoding ATP-binding protein: MKTVRFICLLCACWHWALTSRAQDQDLNLVRLTVPGVDSDTMQRLGRGESWRFRPGTPEGWASPTTDDRTWLLTTAVFTFGEGPPGWGGTGCFRLRFTLDSALVNRPLALRVLQQGGIEFYLDGHWLGSYGKAGPSAATTQHQRVRFRPLVFMCTTAGPHLLAIRYAKFDPWPPPHGGFALWVATAERRLVESETQVRLGDLNLIAITGTAVLALLHGFLFLFYPQQRANLYYSLYMALASATSLMVYLRWVAADITAHWWASLGFQFCWMLCFTMLLAFVYSVCQTALSKRWLALATAGPAALIIVGLLRPAWDLLPVWQGLFMVLGLDMFRVMIRAMRQHQPGIWLVALGTFGTLLVPFIASGLFGLWGGQFAATQQLVLQLCLLLLPICMSVYLARDFATTHRHLEMQLHQVQALSAQTRQQEAERQQLIRAQNEVLENTVQTRTEEIRHQNTVLATQKAEISEQAERLRELDEVKSRFFTNITHEFRTPLTLLLGPAEQILAESQEPATRQHVRLMQRNAHRLLHLINQLLDLSKLEAGHLELSPVSDDLVRFVRGLFGSFESLAQQQGITTSFTINQAELVTDFDPDKLEKIVYNLLSNAFKFTPRGGHVSLSVQQVEAAPATAAWIELEVGDTGRGIAAGQQARLFDRFYQADSSDTREQEGTGIGLALTKELVELHGGTITLVSELGHGTTVTVRLPVRQQAASAGTPRVLPLMDMAPLELLPVASPAEATQVLVIEDNADVRAFLRTTLAAHYQVLEAVHGEEGVELAREQVPDLVLTDVMMPRLDGYGVCQALRTDERTSHIPVVMLTAKAGVDSKLEGLHTGADAYLVKPFHTAELLATLDNLLRSRQLLRESYRRGYVVSASAGLPSMEQAFIARVEQVVAQYLADETFSVETLGREVGLSRTQLHRKLKAVLNQAPGDFIRLVRLQRAQELLAANVGTVAEVAYLVGFSNPSTFSTSFSRHFGYAPARGATKPAPPGEAG, translated from the coding sequence ATGAAAACAGTGCGTTTTATCTGCCTGCTCTGTGCCTGCTGGCATTGGGCGCTGACGAGTCGGGCCCAAGACCAGGACTTGAACCTGGTGCGCCTTACCGTGCCCGGCGTGGATTCTGACACGATGCAGCGCCTGGGCCGCGGCGAAAGTTGGCGCTTCCGGCCCGGCACGCCGGAAGGGTGGGCCAGCCCTACCACCGATGACCGCACCTGGCTCCTGACTACCGCCGTTTTTACCTTTGGCGAGGGCCCGCCGGGTTGGGGCGGTACGGGCTGTTTCCGCCTCCGCTTCACGCTGGATTCGGCGCTGGTTAACCGGCCTCTAGCGCTGCGGGTGCTGCAACAAGGGGGCATCGAATTCTATCTGGATGGCCATTGGCTGGGCAGCTACGGCAAGGCGGGTCCCTCGGCCGCCACTACGCAGCACCAGCGGGTTCGTTTCCGGCCCCTGGTGTTTATGTGCACCACGGCCGGCCCGCACCTGCTGGCCATTCGATACGCCAAATTCGACCCGTGGCCGCCACCCCACGGCGGCTTTGCGCTGTGGGTCGCCACGGCCGAGCGGCGGCTGGTCGAAAGTGAGACGCAAGTACGGCTCGGCGACCTTAATCTGATTGCTATAACGGGCACGGCAGTGCTGGCGCTGCTGCACGGCTTTCTCTTTCTTTTCTACCCGCAGCAGCGGGCTAATCTTTACTACAGCCTCTACATGGCGTTGGCGTCTGCAACCAGCCTAATGGTTTACCTGCGGTGGGTGGCTGCCGATATTACGGCACACTGGTGGGCTAGTCTTGGCTTTCAGTTCTGCTGGATGTTGTGCTTCACGATGCTATTGGCTTTTGTATACTCCGTCTGTCAAACCGCCCTTTCAAAGCGCTGGCTGGCCCTAGCGACCGCAGGGCCAGCGGCCCTAATTATCGTGGGCCTGCTGCGGCCGGCCTGGGACCTACTGCCGGTCTGGCAGGGCCTTTTCATGGTCCTTGGGCTGGATATGTTTCGGGTGATGATCCGGGCGATGCGCCAGCACCAGCCGGGTATCTGGTTGGTTGCCCTAGGCACGTTCGGCACGCTGCTAGTGCCCTTTATTGCCAGCGGCCTGTTTGGCCTATGGGGCGGCCAGTTCGCGGCAACGCAGCAGCTGGTGCTTCAGCTGTGTTTGCTGCTGTTGCCAATCTGCATGTCGGTGTACTTGGCTCGCGACTTCGCCACCACCCATCGTCACTTAGAAATGCAGCTGCACCAAGTGCAGGCGCTCTCGGCGCAGACGCGGCAGCAGGAAGCGGAACGCCAGCAGCTGATCCGCGCGCAGAACGAAGTATTGGAAAATACCGTGCAGACGCGGACCGAGGAAATCCGCCACCAGAACACGGTGCTAGCCACCCAAAAAGCCGAAATTAGCGAGCAGGCCGAGCGGTTACGAGAGTTAGACGAAGTGAAATCGCGGTTCTTCACCAACATTACCCACGAGTTTCGCACCCCGCTCACGCTGCTGCTGGGGCCGGCCGAACAAATCCTGGCCGAGTCGCAGGAGCCCGCCACGCGGCAGCATGTTCGCCTGATGCAGCGCAACGCCCACCGGCTACTGCACCTCATCAACCAGCTCCTCGACCTGAGCAAGCTCGAAGCTGGCCACCTGGAACTCTCGCCCGTTTCCGACGACCTGGTGCGGTTCGTGCGGGGCTTGTTCGGCTCGTTTGAATCCCTGGCCCAGCAGCAGGGCATCACCACTTCCTTCACCATCAACCAGGCGGAACTAGTCACGGATTTTGATCCCGACAAGCTGGAGAAAATCGTGTATAACCTGCTTTCCAATGCCTTTAAGTTCACGCCCCGCGGCGGCCACGTCTCGCTGAGCGTGCAGCAGGTGGAAGCTGCCCCGGCAACGGCGGCCTGGATAGAGTTGGAAGTAGGCGACACGGGCCGCGGCATTGCCGCCGGGCAGCAAGCGCGCCTGTTCGACCGGTTCTACCAAGCCGATAGCTCCGACACGCGCGAACAGGAAGGAACCGGTATCGGCTTGGCCTTGACCAAGGAACTGGTGGAATTGCATGGGGGCACCATTACGCTGGTGAGTGAACTAGGCCACGGCACCACGGTGACGGTCCGCTTGCCCGTCCGCCAGCAGGCTGCGTCGGCGGGTACGCCCAGGGTCCTGCCCCTAATGGATATGGCCCCGTTAGAGCTTCTGCCCGTTGCTTCCCCCGCCGAGGCCACCCAGGTGCTCGTTATTGAAGATAATGCCGACGTGCGCGCGTTCCTGCGCACCACGCTGGCGGCGCATTATCAGGTGCTGGAAGCCGTGCACGGCGAAGAAGGGGTAGAACTGGCCCGCGAGCAAGTACCTGACCTGGTGCTCACCGACGTCATGATGCCCCGCCTCGATGGCTACGGCGTGTGCCAGGCCTTGCGTACCGACGAGCGGACCAGCCACATTCCCGTGGTGATGCTCACGGCCAAAGCTGGCGTGGACAGCAAGCTGGAAGGCTTACACACCGGCGCCGATGCCTACCTGGTCAAGCCCTTCCATACGGCAGAGCTCCTGGCTACGCTCGACAACCTGCTGCGCAGCCGGCAACTGCTCCGGGAGAGTTACCGGCGCGGCTACGTCGTTTCCGCCAGCGCGGGCTTGCCGTCGATGGAACAAGCCTTTATCGCGCGGGTCGAGCAGGTCGTGGCGCAGTACCTGGCCGATGAGACCTTCAGCGTAGAAACGCTCGGCCGCGAAGTGGGCTTGAGCCGCACCCAGCTGCACCGCAAGCTCAAAGCCGTGCTTAACCAGGCCCCCGGCGACTTTATCCGGCTCGTGCGCTTGCAACGGGCTCAGGAGCTGTTGGCCGCCAACGTCGGCACCGTGGCGGAAGTGGCCTACTTGGTCGGGTTCAGCAATCCGTCCACCTTTTCCACCAGTTTTTCCCGGCACTTCGGGTATGCCCCAGCGAGGGGCGCAACAAAACCGGCGCCCCCCGGTGAAGCAGGCTAG
- a CDS encoding cytochrome-c peroxidase encodes MSRWAGRLLTIGMALGIGSTAFVPVPVPPADQAALGEWLFFDPILSRSRTISCASCHQPAFAFADTSAVSRGERGRLGKRNTPSAMNVRLQANFFWDGRATTLEEQALLPIANPLEMDLPLGQAVQRLNHSRLYRVSFERVFGEAPTQQNLARALAAFERTLETNQSPLDEWRLSDNDAAVSDAAKRGFALFEGKARCVQCHFGPDFNSAEFRNIGLYDGQALIDSGRAALTKKSVDVGKFKVGPLRNVALTAPYMHNGMFKTLGQVLDFYNDPSKVVPNALNRDPLLAKPLGLTKQEKQDLESFLLTLTDKRFLIRNPPATLSR; translated from the coding sequence ATGAGCCGGTGGGCCGGGCGGCTGCTAACCATTGGGATGGCGCTCGGAATAGGTAGCACCGCCTTTGTGCCCGTCCCGGTCCCGCCCGCGGATCAAGCGGCGTTAGGCGAATGGCTGTTTTTCGATCCGATTCTGTCCCGCTCGCGCACCATCAGTTGTGCGAGCTGTCACCAGCCGGCTTTTGCCTTTGCTGACACCTCGGCCGTCAGCCGGGGCGAACGGGGGCGACTGGGTAAGCGCAATACCCCCTCGGCCATGAATGTGCGCCTGCAGGCCAACTTCTTCTGGGACGGGCGGGCCACGACGTTGGAGGAACAGGCCCTGCTACCCATTGCGAATCCGCTGGAAATGGATTTGCCCCTGGGGCAGGCGGTGCAGCGGCTCAACCACAGCCGCCTGTACCGCGTCTCCTTTGAGCGGGTATTTGGGGAAGCCCCCACGCAACAGAATCTGGCTAGGGCCTTGGCCGCATTTGAACGAACCCTGGAAACCAACCAGTCGCCGCTCGACGAGTGGCGCCTCAGTGACAACGATGCGGCGGTGAGTGACGCGGCCAAGCGCGGGTTTGCTCTCTTTGAGGGCAAGGCCCGGTGTGTGCAGTGCCACTTTGGTCCTGATTTCAACAGCGCCGAGTTCCGCAACATTGGCTTGTATGACGGCCAAGCCCTGATCGATAGTGGGCGCGCCGCCCTAACGAAAAAGAGCGTTGACGTAGGCAAATTCAAGGTCGGCCCCTTACGAAATGTGGCCTTGACGGCGCCGTACATGCATAACGGCATGTTTAAGACCCTCGGACAGGTACTGGACTTTTACAATGATCCGAGTAAAGTGGTCCCGAATGCGCTCAATCGTGATCCGCTGTTAGCCAAACCTCTCGGATTAACCAAGCAGGAAAAGCAAGACCTCGAGAGCTTTCTGCTTACGCTGACCGACAAGCGTTTTTTGATCCGCAACCCGCCGGCTACCCTGTCCCGATGA
- a CDS encoding alpha/beta hydrolase family protein codes for MSWVINKKPKKMKIAIWLLLAALLSSHSSWAQDGRILRKKPFILQEGVFKEFARRNPEFSQQLRSINFYRITYLSDGLQVTGYLAEPKEKGTYPCIISNRGGNREYAQWDTVQLAYTLGRMATWKYVVIASQYRGNDDGEGKEELGGKDIQDVLNLIPALSQVPNADTSRIGIEGGSRGGMMTYLALKNTSRFKAAAVNSGVANLVTHIKKRPDLESEYTELIPDYKTNKEAVLKARSAVFWADKMCKTTPLLIQHGSSDWRVPATEALELVQKLYACNHPTRFILYEGATHALREVGAQYFAEVKRHFDYYVREGKPLPRMEPHGP; via the coding sequence ATGAGTTGGGTGATAAACAAGAAGCCTAAAAAGATGAAAATAGCTATCTGGTTGCTACTTGCTGCTCTGTTGAGCAGCCATTCAAGTTGGGCGCAGGATGGGAGAATCCTCCGTAAAAAGCCCTTCATTTTACAGGAGGGAGTCTTCAAAGAATTTGCGCGCCGTAATCCCGAATTTAGCCAGCAATTGAGAAGCATTAATTTTTATCGCATTACGTATTTGTCTGATGGCTTGCAGGTAACCGGGTACCTGGCCGAGCCGAAGGAAAAGGGCACCTATCCCTGTATCATTTCCAACCGGGGTGGCAATAGAGAGTATGCCCAATGGGATACGGTTCAACTTGCTTATACCCTGGGCCGCATGGCCACCTGGAAATATGTTGTTATCGCCAGTCAATACCGAGGCAATGATGACGGAGAAGGGAAAGAAGAGCTAGGAGGAAAAGATATTCAGGATGTACTGAATCTGATTCCGGCACTTTCACAAGTGCCCAACGCGGATACGTCAAGAATTGGGATAGAAGGAGGAAGCCGAGGTGGCATGATGACGTATCTGGCATTGAAAAATACGAGTCGGTTTAAAGCCGCCGCCGTGAATTCGGGCGTGGCAAATCTTGTGACCCATATTAAAAAGCGGCCGGATTTGGAAAGTGAGTATACGGAATTGATACCGGATTATAAGACCAATAAAGAGGCCGTTCTGAAAGCGAGGTCAGCCGTTTTTTGGGCAGACAAGATGTGTAAAACAACGCCTTTGCTTATTCAACACGGCAGCTCGGACTGGCGCGTTCCGGCTACGGAAGCATTGGAACTTGTGCAGAAATTATACGCGTGCAACCACCCGACGCGATTCATTTTATACGAAGGCGCAACCCATGCGCTGAGAGAGGTTGGGGCGCAGTATTTTGCGGAAGTGAAAAGGCACTTTGATTATTACGTACGGGAGGGAAAACCATTGCCGAGAATGGAGCCACACGGACCCTAA
- a CDS encoding SDR family NAD(P)-dependent oxidoreductase, translated as MRKQTVIVTGASSGIGKAVANYFLDKGDNVVINSATADKLEKVYHELGAGDYLAFVAGDVSKKETGENLVKTAVEKFGSADVLVNSAGIFERKPFLEVEEAYLDRFLSINFKGTFFTSQAVIPQMIKQQGGVIINIGAPVVNQAFGNSPTTAPISSKGAIHALTKQLAAEFGTHNIRVNLVGPGFIRTPLQGDKVDNLAYIPLLKRIGEPEEVAQMIYALANNTYVTGALIDVDGGIGAGHYLN; from the coding sequence ATGAGAAAGCAAACAGTCATAGTAACAGGTGCCTCATCAGGTATTGGCAAAGCCGTAGCCAATTATTTCCTGGACAAAGGGGACAACGTAGTCATCAACTCCGCAACTGCTGATAAATTGGAAAAGGTTTATCATGAGCTAGGTGCTGGCGATTACCTGGCTTTTGTTGCAGGTGACGTAAGCAAAAAAGAAACGGGCGAAAACCTGGTGAAAACCGCAGTTGAAAAGTTCGGCTCTGCTGATGTGCTGGTGAACAGCGCAGGAATTTTTGAAAGAAAACCCTTCCTTGAAGTAGAGGAAGCTTACCTGGACCGCTTCCTGTCCATCAACTTTAAAGGCACTTTCTTTACCTCACAGGCGGTGATTCCGCAAATGATTAAACAACAAGGCGGTGTCATCATCAATATCGGTGCCCCGGTTGTTAATCAAGCGTTTGGTAACTCACCAACGACTGCTCCAATATCGAGTAAGGGGGCCATCCACGCGCTGACCAAACAACTGGCCGCAGAGTTTGGTACACACAACATCCGCGTAAACCTAGTTGGTCCAGGCTTCATCCGTACACCATTGCAAGGTGACAAAGTAGATAACCTGGCATACATACCCTTACTCAAACGTATTGGTGAGCCGGAGGAAGTTGCCCAAATGATTTATGCCCTTGCAAACAATACGTATGTAACCGGTGCCTTAATTGACGTTGACGGCGGCATAGGCGCTGGCCACTACTTAAATTAA
- a CDS encoding alpha/beta fold hydrolase encodes MKKTILVLTLVALSTVFLSACSKKDEELNANPKTFVLVHGAWQAPYVWDAVKANLQKQGAQVITVELPGHGADQSAPQTLTLDVYRDNVIEALSKVNGKVILVGHSLGGMVISAVAERVPSKIEKLVYIAAYLPVSGQSLKDLAQTDKDSQLSTALIPSADQLTFDVAQAQLVNIFIEDGSDAVKKLVLQNYRPEPAIPFTNAVSLTASNYGSVAKVYIKTLQDHAVSPALQASMIKASGVKSVYQLDTSHSPFLSKPDAVSSLLSQIAQ; translated from the coding sequence ATGAAAAAAACAATTTTAGTATTGACTCTGGTAGCCCTTTCTACCGTTTTTCTCTCCGCCTGCTCTAAAAAGGATGAGGAGCTAAATGCCAACCCAAAGACCTTCGTGTTGGTGCACGGTGCCTGGCAAGCACCGTACGTTTGGGATGCAGTAAAAGCCAATCTTCAAAAGCAAGGCGCTCAGGTAATCACGGTGGAGTTGCCGGGGCATGGCGCGGATCAGAGCGCTCCGCAAACCCTTACCCTGGATGTTTACCGGGACAACGTAATTGAGGCCCTCAGCAAAGTAAACGGCAAAGTTATCCTCGTTGGGCACAGTCTGGGGGGTATGGTGATTTCTGCGGTGGCGGAACGTGTGCCTTCCAAAATCGAAAAGCTGGTGTATATAGCCGCCTATCTTCCGGTATCGGGTCAGTCATTGAAGGACCTGGCCCAAACAGATAAAGACTCCCAATTAAGTACCGCGCTGATACCCTCCGCGGATCAGCTTACCTTCGACGTGGCGCAAGCGCAACTAGTGAACATCTTTATTGAGGACGGATCTGACGCTGTAAAAAAATTAGTGCTTCAGAATTACCGTCCTGAACCGGCCATACCTTTCACGAACGCGGTGAGCCTAACGGCATCGAACTACGGTTCAGTTGCGAAAGTATATATAAAGACCCTGCAGGATCATGCCGTTTCACCCGCCCTGCAGGCCAGCATGATCAAGGCAAGCGGTGTAAAATCGGTCTATCAGCTTGACACCAGTCACTCACCTTTCCTGTCAAAGCCGGATGCAGTAAGCAGCTTATTGAGCCAGATTGCCCAATAA
- a CDS encoding nuclear transport factor 2 family protein has product MNTAPVDAYFQALSNKDNQGIIPHLSEQIILLGPIFPEPTEGKDAVVQVLSGFLATIDTLEVNLRFASGQDVAVFFTFSCNGITVQGNEHLHLDENGLIDRIEVAWRPLPSAVLIQEIFAAKMGFQAMRLVLAEGVAQP; this is encoded by the coding sequence ATGAACACAGCACCTGTAGACGCCTACTTCCAGGCTTTGAGCAACAAGGACAACCAAGGAATTATTCCGCACCTCTCCGAGCAAATTATTCTCCTCGGCCCGATCTTTCCTGAACCCACAGAAGGGAAAGACGCCGTAGTACAAGTTCTCTCCGGTTTTCTGGCCACGATTGACACCCTGGAGGTTAACCTGCGGTTTGCTTCCGGTCAGGACGTAGCCGTATTCTTCACCTTTTCGTGCAATGGGATTACGGTCCAGGGCAACGAGCATCTTCATCTGGATGAGAACGGGCTGATTGACCGCATTGAAGTGGCGTGGCGGCCACTTCCCTCCGCGGTACTCATCCAAGAAATATTCGCGGCTAAAATGGGCTTCCAGGCGATGCGTCTCGTTCTAGCAGAAGGCGTTGCGCAACCTTAG
- a CDS encoding SDR family NAD(P)-dependent oxidoreductase — MSASQKVVIVTGASQGIGAEIVKAFRKLDYRVVATSRTIKPSDDPNVVTIAGNIGDPATAQRVMSEAITRFGRVDTLVNNAGIFIGKPFTENTLEDYNAVMNVNMAGFYHITQLALAEMVKQGSGHVVTVTGSIDNGVSGSHTALAALTKGGLNAATRVLAIEYAEHGIRLNAVAPGVIKTPMHPEEYHDMLRSFHPLRRIGEASEVASAIVFLETAEFITGEVLHVDGGQSAGR; from the coding sequence ATGAGTGCATCACAAAAGGTCGTCATCGTTACTGGCGCGTCACAAGGCATAGGTGCCGAAATCGTCAAGGCCTTTCGCAAACTCGACTACCGCGTCGTCGCAACCTCGCGCACCATCAAGCCCTCCGACGATCCCAACGTCGTGACCATCGCGGGCAACATTGGTGACCCGGCCACCGCACAACGCGTCATGTCCGAAGCAATTACTCGCTTCGGCCGGGTCGACACGCTGGTCAACAACGCCGGCATTTTTATCGGCAAGCCGTTCACCGAAAATACGCTCGAAGACTACAACGCCGTCATGAACGTGAACATGGCGGGCTTTTACCACATCACCCAACTGGCCCTAGCTGAAATGGTAAAGCAGGGGAGTGGCCACGTGGTGACGGTCACCGGCAGCATTGATAACGGCGTCAGCGGCTCGCACACGGCCTTGGCGGCATTGACCAAGGGCGGCCTGAACGCGGCCACCCGAGTGCTGGCGATTGAATATGCCGAACACGGCATCCGCTTGAACGCCGTGGCGCCCGGGGTCATCAAGACGCCCATGCATCCCGAGGAGTATCACGACATGCTGCGCAGCTTCCATCCCTTGCGGCGCATAGGCGAAGCCAGTGAAGTTGCCAGCGCCATCGTCTTTCTGGAAACGGCAGAATTCATCACGGGAGAAGTCCTGCACGTCGACGGCGGCCAGAGCGCCGGGCGGTAA
- a CDS encoding sigma 54-interacting transcriptional regulator encodes MNPILPASAAVATVLIVEGELLVGNDFRLALLKAGYEVLDLAESGAEARALIAQVAPTIVVLDVVLKGEETGIELGHWLSEQHIPFVYFSANRPESVMEAAKVTGAFGFLHKPFCETELLTTLEIARYRHGQDEEARLRQLQMAVNSALVTLLDRDQLCLAMATELNKVVPFRMLSLRLALLDELVFSWVTMQKNAAGDFEPVAVPMSTRREAIERFQQIMEQDSITGIPIEQGLFTGEALDQLCEHSPPARSSRDNFGMQSLVLFPVKLKQRRSYATIELACREPNGFTSKDYKAVELIIPQIALALDNLLASEEIEARRRIKSTELAIVSAFCNGRDLHEIAPAVAAAIHPLLPLDYLTLYQVGEVLGMTEDDPGVYRQGSAFLPLRAADVVDLSDEQTRQQWQQALAALKLRMQLPTLNVGEAGRTARASNLVPQRYSEHLGGLQSSMYVPIHIQGQPRAALVVSSKIAYAYTEKDLRLLQDLSRTLGLALENLLAYERIKSLSERLEQEKSYLVEELKNSYNFEEIVGTSSVMQALFRNIALVAPTDFTVLITGETGTGKELIARAVHNMSKRASRTMIKINCAVLPPQLIESELFGHEKGSFTGATDQRLGKFELAHGSTIFLDEIGELPLELQAKLLRVLQEKEIERIGGKRTILVDVRIIAATNRDLQQEVAAGRFRADLYYRLKVFPLVVLPLRERPEDIMPLALHFLPRISKKLGKPLTGITAASVQQLQHYAWPGNIRELEHVLERAAILSYSPTLTLAETLEPTTVGSRVPAATEGVRPLQDSMRAAILTALAQAGNRVRGSGGAAELLAIKPTTLEARMKKLGISVARE; translated from the coding sequence ATGAATCCTATTTTACCCGCATCTGCGGCAGTAGCCACCGTCCTTATTGTTGAAGGAGAGTTGTTGGTCGGCAACGACTTCCGTCTCGCTTTGCTTAAGGCGGGATATGAAGTGCTGGACCTGGCCGAGTCGGGGGCCGAAGCGCGGGCGCTGATAGCGCAAGTGGCCCCTACTATTGTGGTGCTCGATGTTGTGTTAAAGGGCGAGGAGACTGGTATTGAGTTGGGCCATTGGCTGAGCGAGCAGCACATCCCGTTCGTCTACTTCTCAGCTAACCGGCCCGAGAGCGTAATGGAGGCCGCCAAGGTGACGGGAGCGTTTGGCTTCCTCCACAAGCCCTTCTGCGAGACGGAGCTGTTGACCACCCTCGAAATAGCCCGTTACCGCCACGGGCAGGATGAGGAGGCCCGGCTGCGGCAGCTGCAAATGGCCGTTAATAGCGCCCTGGTCACGCTGCTCGACCGCGACCAACTGTGCCTAGCCATGGCGACCGAGCTCAATAAAGTGGTACCATTTAGAATGCTGAGTTTGCGGCTGGCGCTGCTGGATGAACTGGTGTTCTCCTGGGTGACCATGCAAAAGAATGCCGCGGGTGACTTCGAACCGGTGGCCGTGCCGATGTCAACCCGCCGCGAGGCGATCGAACGATTCCAACAGATTATGGAGCAAGACTCCATAACAGGGATTCCAATTGAGCAGGGCCTATTCACGGGTGAAGCCTTAGATCAGCTTTGCGAGCATTCCCCTCCGGCGCGTAGCAGCCGCGATAATTTCGGCATGCAGTCGTTGGTCCTGTTCCCGGTTAAGCTGAAGCAGCGGCGCTCGTACGCCACCATCGAATTAGCTTGTAGGGAGCCGAATGGGTTTACGTCGAAGGATTACAAAGCCGTCGAGCTAATTATTCCGCAGATTGCCTTGGCCCTGGACAACCTGCTGGCCAGCGAGGAAATCGAGGCCCGGCGCCGCATTAAATCAACTGAACTGGCGATAGTCAGTGCTTTCTGCAATGGGCGCGACCTGCACGAGATTGCGCCCGCGGTGGCGGCCGCTATCCACCCGCTGCTGCCGCTCGATTATCTCACGCTCTACCAAGTGGGCGAGGTATTGGGCATGACAGAGGATGACCCTGGGGTGTACCGCCAGGGTAGTGCCTTTTTGCCTCTGCGAGCGGCGGATGTAGTGGACTTATCCGACGAGCAGACCCGCCAGCAATGGCAACAGGCCCTCGCGGCGTTGAAGCTTCGCATGCAGTTGCCCACTCTCAACGTGGGCGAGGCGGGCCGCACGGCGCGCGCCAGTAACCTCGTGCCCCAGCGCTACAGCGAGCATCTAGGAGGCTTACAATCGTCGATGTATGTGCCGATTCATATTCAGGGCCAGCCGCGGGCGGCGCTGGTGGTGTCCAGCAAAATAGCCTACGCCTACACCGAGAAAGATTTGCGCTTACTGCAGGATTTGAGCCGCACGCTAGGCTTGGCGCTGGAAAATCTGCTGGCCTACGAGCGCATCAAAAGCTTGAGCGAGCGGCTGGAGCAGGAAAAAAGCTATCTCGTCGAGGAACTCAAAAACAGCTATAATTTCGAGGAAATCGTCGGCACCAGTTCGGTCATGCAGGCGCTGTTCCGAAACATTGCGCTGGTAGCCCCCACCGACTTCACGGTGCTGATAACCGGTGAGACCGGCACCGGCAAGGAGCTTATTGCCCGCGCCGTACACAACATGTCGAAGCGTGCGAGTCGCACAATGATCAAGATAAACTGTGCTGTTCTGCCGCCGCAGCTTATTGAGAGCGAGCTGTTTGGTCACGAGAAAGGCAGCTTCACGGGGGCCACGGACCAGCGTCTAGGCAAGTTTGAGTTGGCTCACGGCAGCACCATTTTTTTAGATGAAATAGGGGAGCTACCACTCGAGCTGCAAGCCAAATTGCTACGTGTGCTGCAGGAAAAGGAAATCGAACGCATCGGTGGCAAGCGCACCATCTTGGTCGATGTCCGCATTATCGCGGCCACCAACCGCGATTTACAGCAGGAGGTGGCCGCCGGCCGCTTTCGGGCCGATTTGTACTACCGGCTCAAAGTGTTTCCGCTGGTGGTACTGCCGCTGCGCGAGCGGCCCGAAGACATCATGCCCCTGGCTCTGCACTTCCTGCCGCGTATCAGCAAGAAGCTCGGCAAGCCGCTCACGGGCATCACTGCTGCCTCGGTACAGCAGCTACAGCATTACGCCTGGCCAGGTAATATCCGTGAGTTGGAACATGTGCTGGAGCGGGCAGCAATTCTCTCGTATTCGCCTACTCTAACGCTGGCCGAGACCCTGGAACCAACCACTGTCGGCAGTCGCGTGCCGGCCGCAACCGAGGGGGTGCGGCCCTTGCAGGACTCTATGCGGGCGGCCATTCTGACCGCGCTGGCGCAGGCAGGCAATCGGGTGCGCGGCAGCGGCGGCGCAGCAGAACTTCTGGCTATTAAGCCCACTACGCTAGAGGCGCGAATGAAAAAACTAGGGATTAGCGTGGCGCGGGAATAA
- a CDS encoding helix-turn-helix domain-containing protein, whose protein sequence is MNPATTQSLFFQHLKSHVPAHKALVEEVADLLGISTDSAYRRIRARSPLC, encoded by the coding sequence ATGAATCCCGCTACTACCCAGAGTCTGTTTTTTCAGCATCTGAAAAGCCACGTACCGGCTCACAAAGCGCTAGTAGAGGAAGTAGCCGACCTACTCGGCATCAGCACCGATAGTGCTTATCGACGCATTCGGGCGAGAAGCCCCTTGTGTTGA